The proteins below are encoded in one region of Ferruginibacter lapsinanis:
- a CDS encoding pyridoxal phosphate-dependent aminotransferase produces the protein MLSISHRGKKMPSSPIRKLVPYAEAAKKKGITVYHLNIGQPDIETPKPILDAVRNSTFKILEYSHSAGNLSYRQKLVGYYKKAGFSVTEDEIIVTAGGSEAIQFGFMACLDPYDEVIIPEPLYANYEGFAVEVGVNVVPITSQLDKGFALPPIEDFEKHITPKTKAILICNPNNPTGYLYSKEEMELLKKLAVKHNLYLFSDEAYREFCYEGEHFSAMHLTGADDNIILIDTVSKKYSACGARIGTLVTKNKALLATIMKFAQARLSPPGFGQILGEAAVDLPDNYFDTTKAEYKLRRDTIVKRLNAMPGVTCPTPGGAFYVMAKLPIDDSDKFCQWLLEDFSYNDQTVMLAPATGFYGTLGLGLKEVRLAYVLNVDAINKAMDCLEKALDKYPGRMI, from the coding sequence ATGTTATCAATTAGTCACCGTGGAAAAAAGATGCCGTCGTCCCCTATCAGGAAACTGGTTCCGTATGCGGAAGCTGCGAAGAAGAAAGGCATTACTGTTTACCATTTAAATATTGGTCAGCCCGATATAGAAACGCCTAAACCAATTTTAGATGCCGTACGCAACAGTACTTTTAAAATACTGGAATACAGCCACAGTGCCGGCAATTTAAGTTATCGTCAAAAATTAGTAGGCTATTATAAAAAAGCCGGATTTTCTGTAACAGAAGATGAGATCATTGTAACTGCTGGTGGTAGTGAAGCTATCCAGTTTGGATTTATGGCATGCCTTGATCCTTATGATGAAGTTATTATTCCTGAACCTTTATACGCAAATTATGAAGGTTTTGCTGTAGAAGTGGGTGTAAATGTTGTACCTATTACCTCCCAGTTAGATAAAGGCTTTGCACTACCTCCTATTGAAGATTTTGAAAAACATATTACGCCAAAAACAAAGGCCATTCTTATCTGCAATCCAAATAACCCCACAGGATATTTGTACAGTAAAGAAGAAATGGAGCTGTTGAAAAAGTTAGCTGTAAAACATAATCTGTATCTTTTTTCTGATGAAGCTTACAGAGAGTTTTGTTATGAAGGAGAACATTTCAGTGCCATGCATTTAACCGGCGCTGATGATAACATTATTTTGATAGATACTGTCAGTAAAAAATATAGTGCTTGTGGAGCCCGTATCGGAACACTTGTTACAAAGAATAAAGCATTATTGGCTACTATCATGAAATTTGCCCAGGCAAGATTGAGCCCTCCTGGCTTTGGTCAGATATTAGGCGAAGCCGCTGTTGATCTGCCGGATAATTATTTTGACACTACAAAAGCTGAATATAAATTACGCAGAGATACTATTGTAAAAAGATTGAATGCGATGCCTGGAGTTACCTGCCCTACACCAGGTGGCGCCTTTTATGTAATGGCTAAATTACCCATTGATGATTCTGATAAATTTTGTCAGTGGTTACTGGAAGATTTTTCTTACAACGATCAAACGGTAATGCTGGCCCCTGCCACAGGCTTTTATGGTACACTTGGACTTGGTTTAAAAGAAGTCCGCCTGGCCTATGTGCTAAATGTGGATGCCATTAATAAAGCAATGGATTGTTTAGAAAAAGCATTGGACAAATATCCCGGAAGGATGATATAA